From the genome of Thermodesulfobacteriota bacterium, one region includes:
- a CDS encoding response regulator, producing the protein MAKRILVCDDEPHILESLSFVVRKAGFELLTATDGEAALKIAKEQGPDLILLDVMLPKLTGYEVCELLKKDTETMDIYIVMLTAKGQRMDEQQGMEAGANEYIKKPFSPRDLKDRLREILG; encoded by the coding sequence ATGGCCAAACGAATCCTGGTGTGTGATGATGAACCACATATCCTGGAGTCCCTCAGTTTTGTGGTTCGGAAGGCGGGTTTTGAGTTGTTAACCGCGACGGATGGCGAGGCGGCCCTTAAGATAGCTAAGGAGCAAGGGCCGGATTTGATACTTTTGGATGTTATGCTGCCTAAGTTGACCGGCTATGAGGTCTGTGAATTATTGAAGAAAGATACAGAGACCATGGACATTTATATCGTGATGCTGACTGCCAAAGGACAACGCATGGATGAACAGCAAGGGATGGAGGCAGGGGCAAACGAATATATCAAAAAACCATTTAGCCCCCGCGACCTGAAAGACAGGCTCCGGGAGATATTGGGCTGA